The Vulgatibacter sp. genome window below encodes:
- a CDS encoding dihydrolipoamide acetyltransferase family protein, with protein sequence MAEFRMPSLGADMEAGTLVEWKVQPGDRVERGQVIASVETDKGLIEVEIWESGTVEAIDVQPGTKVPVGTTLARIRGEGKAPAPAPAPAPLAAPAPASAPPRPAHRKRISPAARKHAAAHGIDPETLEGTGPGGAVTIEDVERAAAAAPPPAPAAPDKTAAMRRAIAASMARSKREIPHYYLATEIELTAALAWLEEQNRGRPIRDRLLPVALLLKAVALAARDMKAMNGFYVDDAFRPGEGVHLGAAIALRGGGLVAPAIHDADRKTPAELMAALGDLIARVRTGTIRASELADPTLTVTSLGDLGVPTVYGVIHPPQVALVGFGRIGPRPFCVEGGVVARQAVVATLAADHRVSDGVQGARFLAAIDRLLQRPEAL encoded by the coding sequence TCGCTCGGCGCCGACATGGAGGCGGGCACCCTCGTCGAGTGGAAGGTGCAGCCCGGCGATCGGGTGGAGCGGGGCCAGGTGATCGCGTCGGTGGAGACCGACAAGGGCCTCATCGAGGTGGAGATCTGGGAGAGCGGCACCGTCGAGGCGATCGACGTGCAGCCCGGGACGAAGGTGCCGGTGGGGACGACGCTGGCGCGGATCCGGGGTGAGGGGAAGGCACCGGCCCCTGCACCCGCACCTGCGCCTCTGGCTGCACCTGCGCCTGCGTCTGCGCCGCCGCGTCCCGCGCACCGCAAGCGCATCTCCCCTGCTGCGCGCAAACATGCTGCAGCGCATGGCATCGATCCCGAGACGCTCGAGGGCACCGGTCCCGGCGGCGCGGTCACCATCGAGGACGTGGAGCGTGCCGCCGCTGCAGCGCCGCCTCCCGCTCCAGCTGCGCCGGACAAGACGGCAGCGATGCGCCGGGCCATCGCCGCCTCGATGGCCCGCTCCAAGCGCGAGATCCCCCACTACTACCTGGCCACCGAGATCGAGCTCACCGCCGCGCTCGCCTGGCTCGAGGAGCAGAACCGCGGGCGTCCGATCCGCGATCGGCTCCTGCCGGTGGCGCTGCTCCTCAAGGCGGTGGCCCTCGCCGCACGTGACATGAAGGCAATGAACGGCTTCTACGTCGACGACGCCTTCCGGCCCGGCGAAGGCGTGCACCTCGGCGCGGCGATCGCGCTGCGCGGCGGCGGCCTCGTGGCGCCGGCGATCCACGACGCGGATCGGAAGACGCCGGCGGAGCTGATGGCGGCCCTCGGCGATCTCATCGCCCGGGTCCGCACCGGGACGATCCGCGCCTCCGAGCTCGCCGATCCGACGCTCACCGTCACCAGCCTCGGCGACCTCGGCGTGCCCACCGTCTACGGCGTGATCCACCCGCCGCAGGTGGCCCTCGTCGGCTTCGGCAGGATCGGCCCCAGGCCCTTCTGCGTCGAGGGCGGCGTGGTGGCGCGGCAGGCGGTGGTGGCCACCCTCGCAGCCGATCACCGGGTGAGCGACGGCGTGCAGGGCGCGCGCTTCCTCGCCGCGATCGATCGCCTGCTCCAACGACCGGAGGCGTTGTGA
- a CDS encoding acyl carrier protein — protein sequence MKRDEAEVRQLVSRHLQAIAPEIEPADIPDDAPLREEADIDSYDFLNLLVRLSEELQVEIPEADYPQLQTLGGLVRYLAAATASG from the coding sequence GTGAAACGGGACGAGGCGGAGGTGCGGCAGCTCGTCTCCCGGCACCTGCAGGCGATCGCGCCGGAGATCGAGCCTGCCGACATCCCCGACGACGCGCCGCTGCGCGAGGAAGCCGACATCGACTCCTACGACTTCCTCAACCTGCTGGTGCGGCTGAGCGAGGAGCTGCAGGTGGAGATCCCCGAGGCCGACTACCCGCAGCTCCAGACCCTGGGCGGCCTGGTCCGCTACCTCGCCGCCGCCACGGCCAGCGGATGA
- a CDS encoding ZIP family metal transporter yields MDDRFAWILGGGLAMSAIALVGSVTLFLSEATMRRLVLPLVALAAGSLLGGSLFHLLPAAIDELGNGLAVYLSFAVGFSLFLVLEQFIRWHHCHRSLSEHTEPLNYLLLVADGLHNFIGGLAVAGAFVIDVRVGIGAWLAAAAHEIPQELGDFGVLVHGGWGPRKALLYNLLSGLTFLVGGVVAWLLARQLDVALLLPFAAGNFVYIAASDLIPEVNRHERWQINLLHFAAFATGLGLLLAIRLLASG; encoded by the coding sequence GTGGACGACCGCTTTGCGTGGATCCTCGGCGGTGGGCTGGCGATGTCGGCGATCGCGCTGGTGGGAAGCGTCACCCTCTTTCTCAGCGAAGCGACGATGCGGCGGCTCGTGCTTCCCCTCGTCGCGCTCGCCGCAGGCTCGCTCCTCGGTGGCAGCCTCTTCCACCTGCTCCCCGCGGCGATCGACGAATTGGGCAACGGACTTGCGGTCTATCTCTCGTTCGCCGTGGGTTTCAGCCTCTTCCTGGTACTCGAGCAATTCATCCGCTGGCACCACTGCCACCGCAGCCTCTCGGAGCACACCGAGCCGCTCAACTACCTCCTGCTCGTCGCCGACGGCCTCCACAACTTCATCGGTGGCCTCGCGGTGGCCGGCGCCTTCGTCATCGACGTGCGCGTCGGGATCGGCGCCTGGCTCGCAGCGGCGGCCCACGAGATCCCGCAGGAGCTGGGCGACTTCGGCGTCCTCGTCCACGGCGGCTGGGGGCCACGCAAGGCGCTCCTCTACAACCTGCTCTCGGGCTTGACCTTCCTCGTCGGCGGGGTGGTGGCCTGGCTCCTCGCCCGGCAGCTCGACGTGGCGCTGCTGCTCCCCTTTGCCGCAGGCAATTTCGTCTACATCGCCGCGTCCGATCTCATCCCCGAGGTCAACCGCCACGAGCGCTGGCAGATCAACCTCCTCCACTTCGCCGCCTTCGCCACGGGACTCGGTCTGCTCCTGGCGATCCGGCTGCTCGCATCCGGCTAG
- a CDS encoding SDR family oxidoreductase yields the protein MEKRVFVTGGAGGFGRALAERYAQAGWRVCIGDIHEARGAETLAALQRDTEAIFLRCDVRQEAELVAARDRLERSWGGVDVVINNAGVAMAGAIDQVALDDWQWILDINLLGVVRSCRVFTPLFKRQRSGHFVNVASMAGLLDVPYMSSYNATKAAVVSLSETLQNELVDEGIGVTVVCPSFFETNLHEALRTPDPAFQPVMRKMLARSPLTAAQIADQTFRAVEAGAFYVLPHGEGRAAWFLKRLAPRRLYAQVLRSQVRKFAPRSG from the coding sequence GTGGAAAAGAGGGTCTTCGTCACCGGTGGCGCCGGCGGCTTCGGCAGGGCGCTCGCCGAGCGCTACGCGCAAGCGGGCTGGCGGGTCTGCATCGGCGACATCCACGAGGCCCGCGGCGCGGAGACCCTTGCCGCACTCCAGCGCGACACCGAGGCGATCTTCCTGCGCTGCGACGTGCGGCAGGAGGCCGAGCTGGTCGCGGCGCGGGACCGGCTGGAGAGGAGCTGGGGCGGCGTCGACGTGGTGATCAACAACGCCGGCGTGGCGATGGCCGGCGCCATCGACCAGGTGGCCCTCGACGATTGGCAGTGGATCCTCGACATCAACCTGCTCGGCGTAGTGCGGAGCTGCAGGGTCTTCACCCCGCTCTTCAAGCGGCAGCGCAGCGGCCATTTCGTCAACGTCGCCTCGATGGCGGGGCTCCTCGACGTGCCGTACATGAGCAGCTACAACGCCACCAAGGCCGCCGTCGTCTCACTCTCCGAGACGCTGCAGAACGAGCTCGTCGACGAGGGGATCGGCGTCACGGTGGTCTGCCCCTCCTTCTTCGAGACCAACCTCCACGAGGCGCTGCGCACGCCCGATCCCGCCTTCCAGCCGGTGATGCGAAAGATGCTGGCGCGCTCGCCCCTCACCGCGGCGCAGATCGCCGACCAGACCTTCCGCGCGGTGGAAGCCGGGGCGTTCTACGTGCTGCCCCACGGCGAGGGACGGGCCGCGTGGTTCCTCAAGCGCCTCGCGCCGCGGCGCCTCTACGCGCAGGTGCTCCGCTCCCAGGTCCGGAAGTTCGCGCCGCGCTCGGGCTGA
- a CDS encoding c-type cytochrome — protein sequence MIRRITFVVLALGAFACTARYVREVSLAPIEASAARIERGRYLVDHVAACGACHTSRPEGDMLLPPRHDGYLAGGNWMQDGKLGVWMPNLTADVETGLGAWSDDEIVRAIRDGVGRDGSFLLPVMPWGSYRHLSDEDVRSIVAYLRTVPAAKPATPRRENDVPFMMNLALSLGAGREDPVEKVPEPDRADPVAWGAYLAEVGGCNGCHARGRMGVRDRDDEYLGGATAPARLAGAFLRSR from the coding sequence GTGATCCGACGCATCACCTTCGTCGTCCTCGCCCTCGGCGCCTTCGCCTGCACCGCGAGGTACGTCCGCGAGGTCTCGCTGGCGCCGATCGAGGCCAGCGCCGCCCGGATCGAGCGGGGCCGCTACCTCGTCGACCACGTCGCCGCCTGTGGGGCCTGCCACACCAGCAGGCCGGAGGGCGACATGCTCCTGCCCCCGCGCCACGACGGCTACCTCGCCGGCGGCAACTGGATGCAGGACGGCAAGCTCGGGGTCTGGATGCCCAACCTCACCGCCGACGTGGAGACGGGCCTCGGCGCCTGGAGCGACGACGAGATCGTCCGCGCCATCCGCGACGGCGTCGGCCGCGACGGCAGCTTCCTCCTGCCGGTGATGCCCTGGGGCTCCTACCGCCATCTCTCCGACGAGGACGTGCGCTCGATCGTCGCCTACCTGCGCACGGTGCCGGCGGCGAAACCCGCCACCCCGCGGCGCGAGAACGACGTGCCCTTCATGATGAACCTCGCCCTCTCCCTCGGCGCCGGCCGCGAGGATCCGGTGGAGAAGGTGCCCGAGCCGGACCGCGCCGACCCGGTGGCCTGGGGCGCCTACCTGGCGGAGGTCGGCGGCTGCAACGGCTGCCACGCCCGCGGGCGCATGGGCGTCCGGGACCGGGACGACGAATACCTGGGCGGCGCCACGGCGCCTGCCCGCCTCGCAGGCGCCTTCCTGCGGAGCCGGTGA
- a CDS encoding translation initiation factor, whose protein sequence is MSKIVYSTDPALQARCPRCKELEISCTCAPTPKVVEPPTVAKLRLEKSGRGGKAVTVIFDLPNDPAWLKELAGKLKKACGVGGTAGAGRIEIQGDQREKLREVLPKHGFKTVKG, encoded by the coding sequence ATGAGCAAGATCGTCTATTCGACCGACCCTGCGCTGCAGGCGCGTTGCCCGCGGTGCAAGGAGCTCGAGATCTCCTGCACCTGCGCGCCGACGCCGAAGGTGGTCGAGCCGCCGACCGTGGCGAAGCTCCGCCTCGAGAAGTCGGGGCGCGGCGGCAAGGCGGTCACCGTGATCTTCGACCTGCCCAACGATCCCGCGTGGCTCAAGGAGCTCGCCGGCAAGCTCAAGAAGGCCTGCGGCGTCGGCGGCACCGCAGGCGCGGGCCGGATCGAGATCCAGGGCGATCAGCGGGAGAAGCTCCGCGAGGTTCTGCCGAAGCACGGCTTCAAGACGGTGAAGGGCTGA